In the genome of Salana multivorans, the window CTTGCCCTTGAACTCGGGCTGGATCTCGTCCTCCAGCAGCGAGCCGAGGCCGGTCTCGTTCCAGATCACCTCGCTCGCGCCCTCGCGAGCGATGTCGACGTAGGCCTGGCGGTCGATGGTCCACGCCAGGGCCTGACGCAGGGCGAGGTCGTCGAACGGCTTCGTCTGCAGGTTGAAGAACACCGTGGCGGCGCCGGCGGTCGGCGCGGCCCAGAAGTGGTTGGCCTCGTCGGCGGCCAGGTAGCTCGACTCGATCTGCGGGATGAACGCCTGCGCCCAGTCCGCCTCGCCGGAGACCAGCGCCGTGGTGAGCGCCGCGTTGTCGCCGTAGGAGACGTAGTGCAGCTCGGGCACGGCCAGGTCGCCGCCCCAGTAGTTCTCGTTGGCCTTGAGCGTCACCGACTCGGTCGACCAGTTGTCGAGGACGTAGGGGCCGGTGCCGACGAGCAGGCCCTCGTCCGTCAGCGGGTCGGTGTTCGGGTCGGCGATGTTCTCCCAGATGTGCTTGGGCACGATCGGGATGTGCAGCACGCGGGCCTGGGCGGTGTACTTCGAGTCGGCGAACGTCAGGGTGATCGCGTCGCCGTCGACGGTCGCGCCCTCGTAGTTCAGGCCCGCCGTGTCGGTGAGCTTGCCGGTGAGGTACTGGTCGAACGTGAAGACGATGTCGTCGGCCGTGAAGTCCGTCCCGTCGCTCCACTGGACGCCCGAGCGCGGGACGACCGTGACGGCCGTGTAGTCGTCGTTCCACTCGACCGACTCGGCCAGCCACGGCGTCGTGCCGAGGTCGCCGGTCTGGTTGACGAGGGCGAGGGTCTCGAAGATGACCTTGCCGTAGCCGTACTTCGACGCGGACGAGTCGCCGAGGTAGGGGTTGTGCGACTCGGTCGTGATGGCCCCGTCCGGCTTGGCGATCGTGAGGGAGGCGCCCGTGGCGGCTCCGCTGCCGCCGTCGGTCGAGGTGCCTCCGGACGAGCCGTCGCCGCCGTTGCCCGACGTGTCGCCGGACGAGCAGGCGGCCAGTGCCGAGGCGCCGAGTGCGGTGATCGCGCAGGCCGCGATCAGTGACTTCCTGAGCTTCATTGCTTCTCCTTGCAGGCGGGTCGGTGGGTGCGGCTGCCGTCGGGCGACCCTGACGCGACGGCTACTTACTATCGAGAAAGTAAGTTGCCGGCGAGGTTACCATGGAGTAAGTGACGGTGCCCGCGAAGGGAAGCAGTGATGGAGAGCTCGACCGAGGTCGCCCCGGTGGCGACCGAGGAGACGGCAGCGCCCCCCGGGGCTCCGGCGACCGCGCCCGCCGCCGGGGCGCGCGGGCCGGCCGGACGCGTCGGCGTCCGACCCGAGACGCGCGCCAGGCGTGAGCGGATCCTGCGGGCGGCGGTCGAGACGTTCGGCAACAAGGGCTACACCAACGGCACGCTCGCCGACATCGCCGAGCAGGTGGGGATGACCCACGCCGGGGTGCTGCACCACTTCGGGTCCAAGCAGAAGCTCCTGCTCGAGGTGATCTCCTACCGTGACCAGGCGGATCTCGCCGACGTCGGGACGGACCACATGCCCGGCGGGCCGGAGCTGTTCCTCCACCTCGTCAAGACGGCGTTCGCCAACGCGCGCCGGCCCGGCATCGTCCAGGTCTTCACGGTCCTGACCGGCGAGTCGGTGACCGACGACCACCCGGCTCGCTCCTACTTCCAGCGGCGCTACGAGATCCTGCGCAGGGACGTGACGGAGGCGTTCGACGAGCTCTGCGCGCAGGAGGGCGTCACTGACCGCGCGAGCATCGCCGCCGGTGCCGCGTCGATCCTCGCGGTCATGGACGGGCTCCAGCTCCAGTGGCTGCTCGACCCCGAGGCCGTCGAGCTGGGTGAGGCGTCCGAGTTCGCGATCCGGGCGATCGTCAACGGGGTGGTGCGGCCGGGACCGGCCCTCGAGGACTACGTGCGCGCCTGAGGCGGTGCCCGCCGCTCCCGCGAGGTCGCGAGCGCCCCTGCTCGGCCTAGCCGACGGCGACGACGAGTGCCGCGGTCGCGGCGAGCAGGGCCAGCGGGGCGAGGAGCAGGCCCTGCCGGACGATCGTCGCGGCGGGCACGTGCAGGAAGACCTGGCGGCAGCGCTGCCACCACAGCACGGTCGCCAGCGAGCCCCACGGGGTGACGAGCGGGCCGACCCCCGTGCCGACGAGGAGGGCGGCCACCCGCAGGGGCTCGCCCGTCGTCGCGGGGTCCAGCGCGAGGAACGCCGGCAGGTTGTTGACGGCGTTGGCGGCGAGCGCGCCCACCGTCGCGAGCCGCAGCAGGTCGAGCGGGCCGGTGCCCGTCCCGGCTAGGGCCGCGGCGATGCCGCCGGCGCCGACCGCGGCGGTGACGACGACGAAGAGCGAGCCGACCACGATCAGCATCCGCCACGGCACCAGATCGGCCGCGGGGACGGGCAGCGAACGGCGGCGTACCAGCGTCGCCGCCAGCAGGACGAGGGCGGCCGTGACGCCCGCCGTCGCCGGCGGCACCCCGACGACGAACGCGATCCCCATGAGTGCGACGACGACGCCGACGATGCGCAGCAGCCGCAGATCCGGCGGGCCCGGTGCCTCCGCCGGCTCGTAGCCGCCCCGCAGCGAGCGGCGGTCCCGGATGGCAAGGACGAGGATCGTGACGACGATCGAGGCGAGCGCCGGTGCCCACATCAGCCCGAGGTAGCTCGCGCCGGCGCGACGCAGCTCGTGGTCGGCCAGCAGGTTCGTGAGGTTGGAGACCGGGAGGACGAGCGACGCGGTGTTCGCCAGGGCCAGCACCGCGAGCGCGAACGGCAGCGGGGACGTCCCCGTGCGTCGCGCCAGCGCGATCACGACCGGGGTCAGCAGGACCGCCGTCGTGTCGAGCGAGAACAGGGCCGTGCACACGACCGCGAGCAGCGTCACGAGCGCCCAGAGGATCCAGCGTCGTCCGCGGGCGACGTCGGCCGCGATCCCGGCGGCGGCCGTGAACAGGCCGGCCCCGGCGCACAGCTCCGCGACGACCGTCAGGGCGGCGACGAAGAGCAGCACCGGTCCGGTGCGCTCGGCCAGCGCGAGGGCGCGCTCCAGCGGGAGCCAGCCGGCGACGAGGACGACGGCCGCCGCGGCGGGGGCAAGGAGCCACCAGGGCTGCGGCCGGTGCCCCGCGGCGCCGCCTGTCTCCGGTCGAGGCTCGGGCACGCGGTCACGGTACTCCCGCGGACGTGCTGCCGGTCGTCAGGTCCGGGACGGCGCGACGGGGCTCCGTCCGGCGAGCAGGGACGCGAGCGGGCCGAGGA includes:
- a CDS encoding ABC transporter substrate-binding protein yields the protein MKLRKSLIAACAITALGASALAACSSGDTSGNGGDGSSGGTSTDGGSGAATGASLTIAKPDGAITTESHNPYLGDSSASKYGYGKVIFETLALVNQTGDLGTTPWLAESVEWNDDYTAVTVVPRSGVQWSDGTDFTADDIVFTFDQYLTGKLTDTAGLNYEGATVDGDAITLTFADSKYTAQARVLHIPIVPKHIWENIADPNTDPLTDEGLLVGTGPYVLDNWSTESVTLKANENYWGGDLAVPELHYVSYGDNAALTTALVSGEADWAQAFIPQIESSYLAADEANHFWAAPTAGAATVFFNLQTKPFDDLALRQALAWTIDRQAYVDIAREGASEVIWNETGLGSLLEDEIQPEFKGKDYSVDIDKARQILTDAGYTWDGSGKLLDPEGTAVSFSISVPAGWSDWNTEQALIAEELNEGLGIEVKVDQPDWGGWDAARQEGTFQAIIHWLEDTGNAYGLYTSTMDPKWIVDDKAQFNFGRFDDPAVTEALHTYANASDDAARTAAVTVLEKAFAENVPAIPLGAHPLLGEYNTRNYVGWPSADDPYASADPTQQSIVQILTKLQPAE
- a CDS encoding TetR/AcrR family transcriptional regulator, with protein sequence MESSTEVAPVATEETAAPPGAPATAPAAGARGPAGRVGVRPETRARRERILRAAVETFGNKGYTNGTLADIAEQVGMTHAGVLHHFGSKQKLLLEVISYRDQADLADVGTDHMPGGPELFLHLVKTAFANARRPGIVQVFTVLTGESVTDDHPARSYFQRRYEILRRDVTEAFDELCAQEGVTDRASIAAGAASILAVMDGLQLQWLLDPEAVELGEASEFAIRAIVNGVVRPGPALEDYVRA
- a CDS encoding SLC13 family permease, which translates into the protein MPEPRPETGGAAGHRPQPWWLLAPAAAAVVLVAGWLPLERALALAERTGPVLLFVAALTVVAELCAGAGLFTAAAGIAADVARGRRWILWALVTLLAVVCTALFSLDTTAVLLTPVVIALARRTGTSPLPFALAVLALANTASLVLPVSNLTNLLADHELRRAGASYLGLMWAPALASIVVTILVLAIRDRRSLRGGYEPAEAPGPPDLRLLRIVGVVVALMGIAFVVGVPPATAGVTAALVLLAATLVRRRSLPVPAADLVPWRMLIVVGSLFVVVTAAVGAGGIAAALAGTGTGPLDLLRLATVGALAANAVNNLPAFLALDPATTGEPLRVAALLVGTGVGPLVTPWGSLATVLWWQRCRQVFLHVPAATIVRQGLLLAPLALLAATAALVVAVG